From the Trichoplusia ni isolate ovarian cell line Hi5 chromosome 1, tn1, whole genome shotgun sequence genome, the window TTTGTTCTGCCTAAGTTCTGGAAATCTGTTGTGACGTAATGATATAAACATTTGATGAGCGTCAATTGTTTTGGATTTGAACTCACACTGAAGCTTGTCGATAGCATGTGGTTGTGATGGATAATGTATTTGTGAATTTTGATATTGCTATAAGATGTGTTGCTTGTAAtgggttatttaaaattactgcaATGATTAAAGTGTGTTATGGTCTACAGATCGGAATCAACTTATCAAGTGTAGTGCGATGTAAAGCTACTGTAGAAGATTTTTCAAATGAGGTTCTTATGTCATCAGAGTAGCcaattttgaataatgaaaataatttcaaaaatgtagtctttatgtatgtattcttAAACATTAAAGTCCAGTGTAACTCCAAATCCAAATCTTCAACGTGTGTATCGGTAAATCCACACTGAACTAGTCTATAAGACCAAAACTTTTTCAGTATGTTGAAAAACAAACACGTAACGTATAACGTATAAcaacatcaacaaaaaaaacagtgtgAATTATTCCGTTGCTTATATGACTATCAAAATGTAACCGACGGCTCATACGAATATCTGCGTATGACTTACGGCCGCAATTTgatattagttattattagCACACGTATCGATTCCAGTTAAAATTAGTCTGTCGAAACCGCTTATGATTTTGTATCCAAACATTCAATCATTGCGCAATTTAATCTCGGACTAatccaataatattttaagccgGAGATAACAATACAATTTGCTTTATAAGAACAGAATGTAAACAATTCctataataaatatgatacaACGATGCGTAATTTATTAGACAAAGGAATGTATTATCCAGGGAACGTGTATTGATCGGCTAACTTGCATACTGCAGGTTGGTGATTGGTTATGTACATTATAGAGCCTCACTATGTTGTTGTTTTTGGCTAAATGTATGACTTTactaatttttattacttattacataaaacatacaGTTATACATTCTTGAAAACCAATAAAGcgcttttattattaattcacattaaaattacaacatTCACATTTCGCCACCTTTCTAATTGACTATAACTGTCAAGGTGATTAAATTCtgctcaataaaaaaaaatgcacaatATGCGACTTAAGAAGCGACTCCTATTTGCAAATTGGCTATTTTACTGAAGAAATACAGCTTTTAAAGGCTTTACTAACCACTGTCCATGTCATAATTCTTATATGACGTAATAATCCAAGACGCTCATCAAACTACGTCAAGCATTTCGAACTCGTGACACATTTGCCGGGGCACCTGTTAAAGTTACAACAGCGGCCTAACGAACGTCGCAATCGGGAATCGAGACAAAtaacttcaattataaattaattaagtcgATCTCGTGCTAGTCGGGGGCTACGGAGCCAGTGTCACGTGCTCACAAGCAACACTTGACTTCACTGAGACACCACGTGATTTTACTACGACTCGATCTGCGCTTTGACCTCAATGCAATTTGATTTACAAACTACGAAATTCGATCAAGCGCGAGTCAGGCTTGCGACACTGAAGATTCCGTACAAATTTTAATCCAATCGTAGCTTAGCCtggcttttttttgttatcatagCGGCAATAGGAACATATCATCCGTGCAAATTCAACTGTAGCTATCACCTATGAGTTTTATCTATGGTACCTGTTCCTGAGACTACTAAGTTACTGTCAGGTGGCTAGACAGACACTGAAAACTTAGCAATAGGTTTTCGTTTATACCATTTAGTACCAAAAGAGAATCCTCGAAATTAAAATGTCACTCTTAAGAACTTAAATAGGCATTAAAACTCCTTGGAACAAATTTATTTGGCACCAATTTATGTTACAAGTACACAAATGTACATTATTAAGTTTCAAGTAAAAGTCGTGTTATTTAATTCCCGTGTATTATTCTTTTGTAACGAAAGCCTTTGAGTAGATGTTATTTGATTAAGAGAACCTGGTAATATAGAAAAGCTTCTTTGTTGTTGCAACCCACATAAATCTATTGTCAAGAATTGAGAACCGAGAACCTtctatgttttttgttaataaatggATAACATgtcacattttaaaatgaagttGACTAATAGAAACTTCGccaaaattttatataacttaAAGAAATGCAACTTAATATAAAGTACCTAGAGCCAATAATGGTCGATAAGGCCCTTCGGCCTTCTTTATTTGTCAATcttccacaactttcatacaacctAGTCTCAAACAAAGAAGAGCTTATATCATGAGATTCGACAGCTGATCAATCGAAATTCATGCATAATGTTTGTTATACTACAAAAATTAttgtgttcatcacacaaacatttctccTTGACGGGAATCGAATCCatgacctccgatatagcaatCATAGCGACTTACCACAAGACCAACAGGCTATAATATCTACTCGTGCTTATCATATTAAAAAACGGTGATAAACTAGGTTCATTTATACACACATCGTTATTTAAATTTCCCATTAATTTCAAAAAGCAAGTCATAGTCCGGTTAACATATAATTGTTCAATGTGAACAGGGCCTTTATATAGTccaatataatgtttattagttATATAATTACCTGCTATGctcataatattacaaaaacctCAGGAGTATTACATACTAATTGACTTACAAGATTAATTAAAGCTGTATCATGAGGcatcgaaatagtttttatttatacgatTTTTCTGATAAATTCACAATTATGTACcctgataaatttatttaataaagagttGAAGGTCAGAGGTTGTATCGGAATATTGCTccaacaattaaatataactcTAAAAAGAACTTAACATTGAGCTACACCCATCTTAAACtcatacattcaagtcacttttGTTACTTTATGAGACCGTAAGTCATGAAGTCGATTCTCAATGGTCGATCATACTAAAGACGCCTACATTACTTACAGTCCGATTATTCAGTAACAGGTTTTgctataataaaagaaaaaggcgCTCTATCACGACAAAAGTAACACTGCCCTTTTCGAATACGCCATATTATAACATATTGCTAATAAATACAGTTCATAACGTACGGAGGTCACACTTTATTATGATTGATTTCCATTTACGTACTTAAAGTAAAACACGAGGATCCTTCGAACAATAACAGATAAAACGTGTCTATAAAGATTACGCATTGTAACCCTATCCCTCCATAGACAAGGTATCCATAGCAACATCCCGCCTGTGAGCCCGCGGTAGGCATGCATATACTGTACCGGTGCAAGAACAAATGGGAGCCTCACTACGCATGCGCGCCAAATTCCATAAAAGCCCTGCCACCCTCTCAATCGCCAACAGTTCGCCACTCACCTTCGTGAAGCGACCTATACGCGCCTAAACCAACAACCAAGCTCGAAATACggaaaagtttcaaataataacatCTGTTATCATTTGCTATTACAACCAATTTGGATAAAGTATCCTTGTGTTTGAATACTAACGGAAGTGAAATTGTCGACCCTATGAAAAATAAGCTGGGAATCAACTTTTTGACGAGTGAGAAGTTCGTCGGCGATCTGCCGGTGAACGAAGCTGAACAGCAGAGGACGCCGAAGAGCAAGTCTCGCCGTGAGTCTGTAACTCCGAAGATTGTGGTTTGCCCACCAATTGAGGAGATGTCGGAACCTATCTCAGCTCCGCGCGGAGGACGGCTGCTGAAAGCTATCAGCAGTCGCCTGTCTCGCCGGGCCACCGACTCTGACTCCGTGGGCAGCTCCAGCAGCAACGATAGTGTCTCTGGTGGTGAAAATGGACGTGCTGATGACCGGTCTTCGTGCTCGGTCAGCGAATCTGGAAGCGACGGCTCCGAGCGTCAACGTCGGCACCGATCTACTGTGTCTCTTCGCCGTGTGTTCCAAAGCCTAAACCTGACGTCACGCTCTCAATCGTGTTCGCCAACTGATCGCTCGCGACAGCCCAAAAAGCAAACGCAACCGAAAAGGATTCTTCGCCAGCCAGTAACATACACCTATGTGCGTGGACTCTCCGGCCTACCGACACAGCGAGTACCGCGGCACACAGTGTGCTGCGCATCCTTAGGCCTCAACCGATAAACATAGTAAACATTCGGACCGGACACGGGTGGAGATCAAGACTGGTTAAGTTTTATGAGTAGAATAAAAGCGCTAGAGAGACAAGTTCTTATCATATCAGTAGATAATTGCTACAACCAGGGCGAGCAGCCGATGTAACGATGTCTTCATAGAGGACCAAGACAGGGCACCGCGGGAGCGACGTCTCGAACTCACTCCGAGGTTTCCTCCGCGGCCCTTAATGCACGTTGAGCTGTGACTCGTTTA encodes:
- the LOC113496534 gene encoding uncharacterized protein LOC113496534; translation: MKNKLGINFLTSEKFVGDLPVNEAEQQRTPKSKSRRESVTPKIVVCPPIEEMSEPISAPRGGRLLKAISSRLSRRATDSDSVGSSSSNDSVSGGENGRADDRSSCSVSESGSDGSERQRRHRSTVSLRRVFQSLNLTSRSQSCSPTDRSRQPKKQTQPKRILRQPVTYTYVRGLSGLPTQRVPRHTVCCASLGLNR